A segment of the Anabrus simplex isolate iqAnaSimp1 chromosome 11, ASM4041472v1, whole genome shotgun sequence genome:
CAAATCCATACGGACCAATAATTCCTTCATAACTTGACttatcagttcctacctgggcattaaaatccccaattaccattacgttctcttcatcaatgatgtcctctagtttttctaggaagcttgctttttggtcatcgctacaaccctgctggggagcataaacttggatcacagtttgagtttctccatttaggcatattttagctttgatcaatctctcattgatgaatgagacatctgttacactatcaatgtttttatggagtataaaaccaattccattcctcgccactgcaggattaccactccagtataatttatatccgtcctgtaacattcttgtgttgcaacctttccatctGGTTTCACTAAGCCCTATGATGTGAATATGTCTGCagttcattaaatccgtgatttcATTGCATTTTCCTGTTGgagtcataacgtttaaggttccaTTCCGAAGCTTGTTTCAATGATCggttcttctcgtgcatcttgaatgaacatcagaCATAACGTCGTCATTAGTTCCGAGAGTACTTGAAGCATCGTCGACATTCggaatatgtttctttccgaggctcgttttcgttttgaaagcaactgcattgtactcctgtactgacttgctaggcctaacgtactagaggattttctttcagggtggtctcccttagccttcggcagtcccctgcctcactgcaaggcagcagctgatgaatttgtgCTATTTCCCgcacaaaggtctcatcttatccaaccttctgagggaaaactcctctgctcgcagctattggtttcccttagtttgcctggttatTATCGGTCTCCAGACAGTCTcagtctactgtcgcatacggtagcagaatatattctgatcTGACTTAAGCGTTTCAATATATTACCACAACTAAGCCAGCGTACCTTGCTATGATAAATTACATTGCCATAATCACAATCAATTTCAGCCAGAAAGTACTGGAACTGCCAATGATTTAGTCCATGTAATCTgatataattaattgtagatgtcactgtgttcatcacatgttgtaaatttaatacttttcCACATAGCACTTGTTGATGAAAAACGCAGTGTAATTCAAGAGGCATATCAGTATTTCTGTTAATAAATTTGTTTCTTATTCTTCCAATCAATCCAGTTTTTGTATCACTCATATTCCTTGCTCAATCTGTTGTTATAGCTGCCAATCCATCCCATCCTAAATCGAGATCCTTCAATGTTTCACTCAGTTAGAGAAACAAATCCTCGCCTGTTGTAGTTCCATGGATGCTTCTTAAAGATGCCACCTTCTCATTTATTTCACATGCTATGTCAATTCacgaataaaaattaaaagtagtGCTGTATCATGGACACCATTACTTTCATCCAAAGTCAACAAAAAGCACTCGAATGATTTAGATTTTTCGCATAGTTGTGAGCACAAATTAGCCCGAGTTCTTCTTGTCATTATGCTCCGTGATAAGCTGACTGAATTTATCAGTTGTTtgttttcaggacacattccttctATTACAGGAAGTATACAGTTTTTCACAAAATCTCCATCAGAAAATGGTTTCCCTTTCACGGCTAACAAATGTGCAACTTTATAACTAGCGCGGACTGCAGCTATAGTTTCCTCTATCTGTTTTGTGAACATCTGTTTTTGAGTGGTGAGCCCTTTCactaaatttgaaatatttttcttccgTAATACCACATTGTATTTATTATATACAGATTTGTGCTTCGAATCATAATGATGCCTGATGTATTCTTTAAAAACTGAGATATTTTCCTTGCATATCAGACACATTACTTTCCCACTATTCTCAATACAAAAATAGTTGTCagtccatttttctttaaaaacacgGCACTCACTATCCATTTTTCTAAGTTTCAAAAGGGACATTTTTGTTCACAAATAAATTATTAGAACTATTTTGATTGACAACATTTCGTAAGAAAGCTAGTTCACAGTAAAGCAGTAAACCACAATGAACCTCTCAAAGCACTTTCTGGGTATAAACTGGCCGTTTCCTGTCGATGTCCCAAGAAAACTGTATCTATTTAATCCCCCTTGGAATGCAGGTGGCCTTTCACTCTCCAGGCAAGTCTgcagctgtaattccaagaaaTGAACGGATGAAGTTTAACCCTTACCTGCGTTTAAGTAGGAATATTTATGCATCTCTGAACTTTTCTACAACCCAGTAAGAGACACGTCAAGAAAAATCTACgaataattcagagatttttcttATGGTTTTATCCCCTTTCACCGTAAATTACAATGAAGTTTTTATTACCTAGTTTTTCCAGTATCTACGAAAAACAAATTATATAAACTCTGCCAGGGCCACATAAAATGCCGCACTCGGCCCGAAAGCCGCACATTGAGCACCCCTGTTTAGAGTATTCTTGTCATAACTGTGTACTtaggtatatgacagtgcaatgtgtaattgtttccaattgtacgtgacaactttaagacgatgtccaaaacgcaacacagcacagcccgctgtgttgtttgttcaaaagaagtaaagtagcctacatcagcagaaatacttctgggatgatctggtaCTTAAAAGCACACAATATTATTTAAGGGGAGTCATTGcagagaacacctctggcccggtctgtatcacaagaagctaccctgtcgaaaACAACTGTGAGGTATCCAGGCAGGTGTATATCCTACATACAGTTattaaattatacagggttattcagctaaaatgtCCATTTCGAAAACCTCATCaaccgtttaagatactgaaattctattttcactttcgttaatagtaTTAAGGGGCTCACAGATGAATATGCAGTACTCTTCCAGGCTTTTGataaaatttatcggcacacaggTTTCCATACGAGAACGTCATTTCACACAATAACTGATGATGATACACTATGAAGCTTACACTTGTGGTAACTGGGAGGTTGCACAGATTGCAGCACAGGAGAAACGGTCTCTAGTGAGAGCACTGACCATCACTATGCCATGGTCAAGAACATCATAACTCAACTgtctcatatttggaaggatcgctccatttcaGTAAAGCTTAAAATGAGACTAatttaaataccatatttactcgtgaaTTTGaccccttttttcttttttcacttttacagccaaaaaaattaagtggggtccaatatgcgataacctcaaattttgtgcagtgaacacggcttctaggttataaagaactataaattatacatgtaacaTTCTAAACCTTCTTTAGCAAACTTATgaaaatgtatttgagttatactggctattttcgtaggaaggcagcatttctaaacgtaaaaagacaataaatggcaaacacaacttttaggcctacattaaagtaaatatagtcagttttagttactcatatcacctCATTTGTTCcatctcgttaattcctctgatgacgtcaggaagggtatatggtcataaaaacttgctacgaagattcgtctcgcttcatactcgaacCCATAGACATAAGGGTATTGTATTATCATATTTATACAATAGTAATAAAACAAATTAGAGGTTTATCTGTGcacaaaatgttaaatttaaagGATAAATTTAACTTAAAagattttcaatctgttgaacacacaagtcaatataaatattacactataacatacttgtaaaaaaatatatatataatctacTGTATTCCTTGTTAAATAATgtggtgttttttgttttttacaggtatgttaaagTGGAATATTTATATTAACTTAACGGtccaacagactgaaaagctttggaGTTAAATttaagtatggcttccttcttaacaaatttctAGGAAGCTAAATTAATCAATCACGCAATACTTTTCATATGAATTTATTAAACTGCTAATCATAGGTACATGTTCCACCCTCATTAATTACACACTATCATACACTGGTTTTACATTTATATCAACAATATCAAAGAGAATATCAAAAATCTAAAATCTTTAGAACGTTCTTAATAATGATAAAATATCTTCCTATATATCTAGCCAATTCTACATCAagccacaaaattttgaaattaaattatcATATCACAGAAAGTCTTGATTACTAAATCAAATTAACCATTTCCTTCTTGTCAAACTCCCACTGCATTAGATCTACAGAATCTAATGAGACTTTTCATTTTCAGACGTTTAGATCCTTCCTATCATTAGAAATAAAATATCTCAGACTTGTACAGCCCTTTCTATATAAGATACCAAATTGACAACATTTTTACCAGTTCCAGTTCATTATCCAAATTCTACTTTATATGTATTAGTTGTtgttagttgtttctttttcaggtagtttataaatttattattcaaaattagttttggcagactgaagaactgaACAGTTATAAAAAACAAAAAGTATAaaggcaagcaagcttgtagttctgTGCGACTCTCGATATAATGATCACAGCCACAGGAATTTCTAGTTTTATTTGGGAATCTGAAGCACAGGGATGCAACTCctcatttaaaaaatcccacatgcatttgctgggattcgaaccacaacCATCTCGGTGTGAAGCCTGTAACTATGCAGTTACTTCAGCTATTATGAATTTCTTGGCCCTATGCTGATTTTGTCCTTTTAATTACAAAATTCATCAAAGAAGAAAGGAACACGGAGAGATCTGGTCCGTCTTCAACAAAATACACACAAACTGCGGAGGATTCCAGCAGACTACATAATTCTGGAATGCCAGATATAAATGCTGTTCTTGACATATTTACTTTCAGTCAGCTTGTACAGCCTTCAGTGAACTGAAGGTTATTCTTCCAGAAACTCAAGACAGTCTGCAAACTCTAGAAACTAGAAAGAAGAATCTTGCAGCTGCTAAAATAAAAATCTAGTATTGCAGATCGATGGAAGCTAGGCAAGTTGAAGCAGTCTGCAATTAGTTTAAGAACTGCTGTGAAGAAACCAAAAAAGAATACAGTAATCACACTGCTGCTAAAATACAGATCTGGTACAGCAAAACAACAAAACAACAGTATATTAGCAACCTAGAGATCTGTCTGCGATCTTTCTGAGCTCTGTTAACCTGCGAGGGGTCGCGTCAAAAGAGTTGTGGGATGGGTCACGCTCGATCGATTTGACCGGAGCGAACAAAATACCAGTTTCTGtggcaaaacacattgtattattaatgAAATATATATCCCCGAAACAAAATACACAGCACAACCCGTGGTATTATTAAGGACAAGCATATGCATGAAATAAAATActagtttttgtagcaaaacacacTGTATCATTAAAGAAAAGCATATCCATGAAACTAAATACCATTTTTTGTAGCAAAATGCATTGTATTATTGATgagaaatatatccatgaaacttAAAAAATACATCTACACTGTAAACAAAGACCGCAGATGGCGACTGTCAGGAGTCACACACGGTGTAAAGGACCGGGTAATACATAAGGCAATGCCAGGAGTCGCGCACAGTGCGAACGAACAGGCTTACAGACAAAGCTTTCCACTGACTGATTGGTGATGGAAGGGGAAACAGCAAAAGTAAACACGTCTAGTGGATGAGTCCGTTGAAACGTACAGGAAAGGAGAAAGCTTTACACAGTGAGCCTATTTAGAAAGAATAAAGAATGTATGCACCAAGTCCAAAAGACTGTGACATGGGTAAAAGTCATAATTTACAAATTCATGATACAAAGCAATCTTCTTTtgctactgcttttcccacacctgcggggtcgcgggtgcgaactgcgtcgcacatgtggatttggccctgacgccaaccctatatgcagggatgtaatcactattgcatgtttctgtggaggttggtagtgtggtatgttgtctgaatatgatgagtgttgggacggacacatacacctcgaacccgggaccctctgaaccgaaggcctgtacactgaccattcagccaacgagtcggactcatgatacaaaacaataaataaaacaaaattcatacATCGCTATTTTTTTCCTTTGTGCACACGTTTTGAATAGTACTATGGCTTATTTTGTCTTTCTTGAAAAAGTGCCACAGATttttttacaaaatcatagttgACGCCGCCTTCAGGAACTAAAAATGATGCTACACCAAGTTTTTCTACATCACGAATATTCGTTTTCATGTCGTCAAAGAAAATCATTTCACTAAATTCAAGTCCTGTTTTTCTCTTCAACTGCTGAAAATGGGCTGTTTTAGCACCAGGATATATTTCTTTATAGTCGAAAAATGAATTCAGattgaaaaaaattaataattggtaTGCACCAGCAACGTCTTCTATGCTAGAAGCAATTGCTAATTTCATACCTTTTCCTTTCAAATCGGCCAACATTTCCGGTATTCCAGGAAAGCAAGCTACCCTTCTACGTTTTGCATCAACTATGTGACCAAGTTCATTTCTCTTAAATGGGCTTTTGGTATGTTTGTCAAGTCTAAAGGACCACAACGTTAAATCTAAATCAAATACTATCAATGACGGCTTCTTTATCCCGAAGGCAGTCATCTTCAAAACTACTCTGAAAGACCGGAACAACGAGATGACAACGTATATATTCGTCTTCTGTAATAACAACACTCAGCTGCTTAGAGCATGAAAGAAAAATTTCTACGGTATACACAACAACAAACAGTTCGTACCTCGCGTGCATAAACGTCATTGAACATCTGATTTTTATAGAGCAGTTCAGCTGACAAACGGAAGTTAAAATCAACTGAAAATCGAAAAATCAGGTTAGCCAAAACTAGCATCAAAACGTAAATAGCACAAATTACTTTTATTCTGCATTACAAACAGATGTTGAAGAAAATGTTAATTTTATACGTCTTTAAAACtcaataagtaataaaatatatcatattcTTACTGTATATCACAGACTATGCTGCTCATTGTGTATGTCATCAAGAGTGCTGTATTGGTATTTGATCATTTCGTCTATTAGAATAATAGTGAAGAGAATATGGCGGCAGTAACGATGGAGCCCTTTGAAGTTTAGGAATACTCAAAATTATCCGGctttttatttttcaaattgttATCTGTATTAATAACCTGTAAATTTAAGTTACTCATAACATTTTCCACAGAATTCTCTTCCGTATTTGGCATGTCAAAATTCTTGTTTACgtaacaatttatttacattgaaaTATATTTAGTAATGCAAAGTCTAATTTATAACCTTCTGTCAACAAGTATTAGAAATGTTTTCTCACGGAACATTCACACTGGAAGGTAACACGTACTTAAAAGACAGACTTGTGAAGCAGGGTGTTTTTCAACTCCATATCTTATTCACAATTAATTGTTTCTTTTTATTGTCTTCCAGATGTTTGTTTCAAACACATTATGATGTCTTAAAATTGCCACGGAGTTGCACACCGCAGGAAATCCGAAGCTCGTTTATTAAGCTTTCGAAAGAAGTAAGTTCACATAACtatatattttattgaaattatactttctaattttaattttattcattGTATCTTCAGTACCACCCAGATAAGAACACAAAAGATGACAACAGGCACGCTTTGTTCGTACGTTTGAACGAAGCCTACTCGGTTCTAAGCCGCCCTGAATCAAGGAAAGAATATGATCTAAGCCTTATTCCTAATAGGGCCACGTCTGTCTTGACGACCGCAACGTATGCTACGCATAGAGTAAGGTTGGTATCAATTTAATGAGCACTTGGTAAGTCGTACTCAGAAGCATGTTTAAAAATCTAATTAGAGTACTATGAGGTACCCGTTGcgtacgttataatacaaggccttgaaatagagcccgtaagactatcgaagtggtcacactgaagttcaatgccgggccgttAGGAttgctttcttgccccctgtctaccagttTCACGCCTTTAAACATGTTTGTtaattgagttggttgtgaatgtatgtatttgtctgatgttaaacaTTCGCAGTTCCAGatatggtttattcacgagaaattaaaggtagtgtaatttcgtttcacaagtttccagtgaatgttcaatgtttgaaacatgatgcagaggaagtattacgcatgagatgcaacttccagctgatgaaattaagcctctgttcctaagttttgatccgagttacattataagaattgggcgatcccaaaatttgtcactgtacttttttgtaaacaattttgtaaacaatgctaccgtgaccagcaatcatttgagaggcctcttcaaactcagaaatcttaaattagggaaccaaccagaaaaataatttgtgcAACAAATTTGGATAAAATGAATGAGCAAGAGCTAAAagtattgtattttcccctgaaacaatctctggtttataaagtatggaggtggtttgtcccgagagcattaaatacagtttaaattaaACCATTtgtttcatggagcattttatgaaattgtttgaTGCACATGACGTGtgcaacacctcacatggaacatattccaggaatgagaacaaactagCATCTTTTAGTACCGTTCTGAAGATGAatgcctcagttggttaattaatgattacctgtcatatattaagaaaattcaattgcattcagagaaagtaaaaagatTTATGAGGGAAATATATCAGGCTtaggtcttgactacccaatccactgtggcctgtgtAAAATAcatcataagtatacatttgcattatgcattgacgaggaacctaacaagtgatgacatcgagctcttcttcagctacctaagacgccaagcggaatacaatgacattatggtttgtGTGGCAGAACAAACgaactgtgaaggctgtttagaacatatctcttctccagctactcaaagtccaacattgtgtcttttcaagatcgaggagccctcagatacagaAAATCAtagtctgtggcacttctgcagtgaacgatggAATTTATCACCTTTGCTACTCAGTagttgccccgaagagagttactaaaaggtgtactttTTTTTCCGAAAGacatgttcatcagtgaaattaagtttaGAAAGTGTAAAGCCgataaaccacctctttttctactatgaacatttttGAGGCCTCTATTAGAcgacattgcttcgagccactcaagtagaagagagaaagttttgttttttttttttctttttctttttttttttttttttttgctaggggctttacgtcgcaccgacacagataggtcttatggcgacgatgggataggaaaggacaaggagttggaagaaggaagcggccgtggccttaattaaggtacagccccagcatttgcctggtgtgaaaatgggaaaccacggaaaaccattttcagggctgccgatagtgggattcgaacctactatctcccggatgcaagctcacagccgcgcgcctctacgcgcacggccaactcgcccggtagagaaagttttgaaaattgataagaagcccctcaaaaggaaagttgaaacttcaatgacatatccaagccaaaaAGGCACCGCTGTATAAATAaaatactgtcaatactcgcaaaaacattgttccttttatttaggatataatttaagTATTGACATATACGCCCATGCAAATACAAGAGGGCAAGAATGCGATCCTAGTgactgaatggtgaactaggatgccacccatttccatgagtgcatttcaaggccttctattatagcgtaggcaacggaggTACCACTGCTACTTGAACTGAAAAGTATATGTTAACTTATTGCATGTTATCTATGGTAGCTTAAATACTTTGTAAAGTAGAGATAAAGGCGGGAGGAGAAGGAAAGTGATGGAAAGTAAAAGGGGAAAATTCTTCAGTAACTTTTAGTTTCTCCCCACCCAAAACAACTGCTAACCAGGAGATCCTGTAAGTATGTCATCATAGCTGTGCTGGCAGAATCTGGCCTTGTTCCAAGAATAATTACAAATGAATGAGATCTACATTGAGAGTTATCTTGTGAAATGCTAATACTGCATGTAGGCCTACAGGATAAACCTTGCATAACCTGCAGTGACATGCAAATATTTTTTTAACACAAAATAATTTATTGGTAAATTCTTGGACTGTGTACGCCAGTTCATTGCTGAAATGAATGCTAGGTACCACTGTCATCAAACCTATATGGCAGTGAATTTATGGCAAATCTCAAATTATTGGTCTTCAGATTAAGGTGTTAGACTTGGTGTATGTATGTGATCACTTAAATATCTCTGTTGGTCAAAATGAATAGCTTGTGGTGAATCCCAGATGTGCCCATTTTACGTAATATTGCTGGAGGCTAAATGAAATTCTCTGATATTGTTCGTTTTTTGGTTTTCAATATCGGAATCCAGTGTTCTCTCCAGAAAGTTTCATCAGCCAGGtaacaggaatgagtagccgggtgggaAATACTACATGGAAAATTAATATGACAACATTTTATTCCCTCCAGGGCGTTAAAAagaatatcagacaggtaaacatttacTGCAAAATTTTACTATTTTAGAGTTATTATGAACAAGACATAACAgcatattttgaacttctagtgttctactgctcgttcataataaTGTAACACCAGGACTTACCGCTTGGTTGCTGTGGAGTGTCATATGGGTTTATGATGTCATGTGGAATTAGTGCTCAcatgcgattccatgcta
Coding sequences within it:
- the LOC136883244 gene encoding dnaJ homolog subfamily C member 4 isoform X2 encodes the protein MQSLIYNLLSTSIRNVFSRNIHTGRCLFQTHYDVLKLPRSCTPQEIRSSFIKLSKEYHPDKNTKDDNRHALFVRLNEAYSVLSRPESRKEYDLSLIPNRATSVLTTATYATHRVRPFRDPSFWENRDKSNIYYDRPYYGIKGVQKMSNTWIVFLCFIFTAIGVGLQVLLINQSWTCFSRLPFFFSQERIFGIPKRQ